The proteins below come from a single Papaver somniferum cultivar HN1 chromosome 11, ASM357369v1, whole genome shotgun sequence genomic window:
- the LOC113323134 gene encoding suppressor protein SRP40-like — MEESSYNNSSSSSSTIRFLGILKQPATTNNNNHTSDSSDLPFELDESDVIWSSSAPSASSSPDLPNQSITTATDFIITESNSSPTLSSPSTLSNSSPRNSFRSDKFGLSAAISDDNYHHNNHLQRKRSLNSPLSAASTAVRMIPPIPIQRSNGGGVGSGGGGGSGSGGGGGSFLGSSSLGKYPYNQSAPVNVPVWPNRNHRSGSGGKKVYYEDDDDDDDDGSYAEMLPPHEIVARSHLTTFSVFEGVGRTLKGRDLRRVRNAVMQKTGFLD, encoded by the coding sequence ATGGAAGAATCATCATACAAcaactcatcatcttcttcatcaacaatCCGATTCCTAGGAATACTAAAACaaccagcaacaacaaataacaaCAATCATACTTCCGATTCTTCAGACCTCCCATTCGAATTAGATGAGAGTGATGTAATCTGGTCTTCATCAGCACCATCAGCATCATCATCACCTGATTTACCAAACCAATCAATAACAACAGCAACTGATTTTATTATCACTGAATCTAATTCATCACCAACACTATCATCACCATCGACTCTGTCGAATTCGTCTCCGAGAAATTCATTTCGGAGTGATAAATTCGGTTTATCAGCTGCAATATCTGATGATAATTACCATCATAATAATCATTTGCAGAGGAAAAGAAGTTTGAATTCGCCTTTATCGGCTGCTTCTACTGCTGTTAGAATGATTCCTCCCATTCCAATTCAAAGGTCTAATGGCGGTGGCGTTGGTagcggtggtggcggtggttcGGGTAGTGGTGGCGGTGGAGGGAGTTTCTTAGGTTCTTCGTCTCTAGGGAAGTATCCTTATAATCAATCTGCGCCTGTGAATGTTCCGGTTTGGCCGAATCGAAACCACCGATCCGGATCGGGAGGTAAAAAGGTTTAttatgaggatgatgatgatgatgacgatgatgggAGTTATGCTGAAATGCTTCCGCCTCATGAGATTGTTGCGAGGTCTCATCTGACTACTTTTTCAGTGTTTGAAGGTGTTGGTAGGACTCTTAAAGGTAGAGATCTTCGTCGTGTTCGGAATGCTGTTATGCAGAAAACAGGTTTCCTTGACTAG